Below is a genomic region from Vibrio mimicus.
GTAGCGGTTGATCCTATACGTAGCCAAGCCGTGAAAGCGCTGCTTGAGCAAGGAGTTAACATCGTCATTACTGATGATGGTTTGCAGCATTATGCATTGCAGCGTGACATTGAAATCGCTGTGGTGGATGGTGCGCGCCGTTTTGGTAACCAACAGCTGATCCCGCTAGGCCCTCTGCGTGAGCCGATCAGTCGGTTAGATGAAGTCGATTTCATTATCACCAATGGTGGTGTGGCTAAGGCTAATGAAGTCGTGATGCATCTTCAACCGGCTGATGCGATTAATCTGCAGACGGGTGAACGCTGTGCGGTGAGTAAGCTCACTCGCTTATGTGCGCTGGCTGGGATTGGTCATCCTTCCCGATTTTTTAATACCTTGCGTGAACTCAATGCCGATTTGGTTCACTGCCAAGGTTTTGCCGATCATCAAGCCTTTGATGCTGCCCAGTTGAATCAACTCGCGCAGCAGGGCGATCATCTGATCATGACAGAAAAAGACGCCGTAAAATGCGCTGAGTTTGCCCAGCCAAATTGGTGGTATTTGCCCGTTTCGGCTCAATTTGCTCCAGAAGCGGAGCAGCGTATTGTGGACAAAATTAAAGAGGTAATGGAACCGTATGGATCACCGTCTGCTTGAAATCGTCGCTTGCCCAGTGTGTAAAGGTAAGCTGACTTACGATAAAGATCGCCAAGAGCTAATTTGTAAATTGGATCGTTTGGCTTACCCAATTAAAGAAGGCATTCCAGTGCTTTTAGAGCCGGAAGCACGTAGCATGAGCATGGATGAGGGACGCTAATGTCATTTACCGTTGTGATCCCTGCGCGTTACCAATCGACGCGTTTACCGGGTAAGCCTCTGGCGGACATCGGTGGTAAACCCATGATCCAATGGGTGTATGAACAGGCTATGCAGGCGGGTGCTGACCGCGTGATCATTGCAACCGATGATGAGCGTGTAGAGCAAGCGGTTCAAGCCTTTGGGGGTGTGGTGTGTATGACATCGCCTAACCATCAATCCGGCACAGAACGTTTGGCTGAAGTGGTGGAGAAAATGGCTATTCCGGCCGATCACATCGTGGTGAATGTGCAAGGCGACGAGCCGTTGATTCCACCTGCAATTATTCGCCAAGTCGCGGATAACTTAGCCGCATGCAGTGCGCCGATGGCGACCTTGGCGGTGGAAATTGAAGATGAAGCGGAAGTGTTTAACCCGAATGCGGTGAAAGTGATCACCGATAAAAACGGTTATGCACTGTACTTCAGCCGCGCCACGATTCCTTGGGATCGGGATAATTTCGCCAAGGCAGACAAATCCATCACTCAGCCGCTACTGCGTCATATCGGCATTTATGCCTATCGTGCAGGGTTCATCAACACCTATCTGCATTGGCAGCCAAGCCCGCTTGAAAAGATTGAATGCTTAGAGCAGCTTCGTGTGTTGTGGCATGGTGAAAAAATTCATGTTGCGGTTGCGTTAGAAGCACCGCCAGCTGGGGTGGACACGCCAGATGATTTGGAAGTGGTGAGAAAGTTCGTCGCTCAACAACACTAAACAATAAAGCTCCCAACGGGAGCTTTATTGTTGAATACAGTATGGCGATGTCTGCTTTTATTGATGCCCTACAGATAAAAGTTCAGGATTGATCACCAAGTTTCGTACCCCGTGTGCGTGATTTTCTTTGAAATCATTGCCTTCAAGCCATTTAGCCACGGATGCAATACTCACTTTGGCGACATTAGGACGTACACTCCATGTTACTTGCAGTGGAGATCCTTGCTCGTTGTAACTGGGGCCCGTTGTCGAACCTGCGTATTGAATAGGCGTACCCGTGTCATTTGGAATGTTCAAGGCTTGATAATAGCCATTGCGTTGGCCATAGTCGGTGAGCACAGCAAAATCCAAAGCTTCATCATCATTAACCAGCACATAAACTTGCGCTTCAACTCTCAGTTGAGGGTTCTGTATTGATTCAGAAAGGCAAGCACCTAACGTGGCTCCCGGCTTAACATTGGCGCTGCTATACACATAATGCACTTCGATGGTGTCTCCAGACTGAAGTTCTTTATGCTTGAAAGGTTGTAATTCTTCTTTCGTTAACTGGCCGTTGTACTGGTAACCCGTGTTATACCCTTTGCCATCACCATTGCCTGCAAATTGAGTAAACTCCCCACCTTTGTGTTCTGCGTTTTTGTGAAAATGGATATTGCACAGATTCATTTGTTCAAAGCCTGGTGCAATACCAAACGAACGGTCATTGTGTCCATCCAAGTTATCAATATCACGCGGTGATTGAGGGCCAAATCCTTTTTCTTTTGTATTCTCTGCGAGGTTTGCTCTTTGTTTGGCAATGACTTCATCACTGACAACGCCATCGGCTGCAAATGCCGTTGAGCTCACAAGTAACATGGTCATCACACACAACTTACTTTTCATGAAGCGGTTCCTTTTTCGTGGCTTTTAGTCGCCGTGAGTATACTGAACCTTGAGTTGAAGAGTTTTATCAATTATGTATCCATTGGTTACGAATTTGATAAAAGAAAACAAGCTGAGAATAATGCAATGGTGTTGACTGTGCTTGATGAATAGGTCTCCAGCAAATTCAATTGCTTGAAGCGATGGCCCATATCCGTGTCATGACTTCTTCTTCACTGACCGTTGGGTTAC
It encodes:
- the lpxK gene encoding tetraacyldisaccharide 4'-kinase produces the protein MIEKIWFHRHPLGYLLWPLLWPFSLLFGAISRSRRKAYQVGDKPSYRAPLPIVVVGNITAGGNGKTPVVVWLVETLQNLGYRPGVVSRGYGAKAPSYPLVVSEQTPAEHCGDEPKLIFQRTKAPVAVDPIRSQAVKALLEQGVNIVITDDGLQHYALQRDIEIAVVDGARRFGNQQLIPLGPLREPISRLDEVDFIITNGGVAKANEVVMHLQPADAINLQTGERCAVSKLTRLCALAGIGHPSRFFNTLRELNADLVHCQGFADHQAFDAAQLNQLAQQGDHLIMTEKDAVKCAEFAQPNWWYLPVSAQFAPEAEQRIVDKIKEVMEPYGSPSA
- a CDS encoding Trm112 family protein — its product is MDHRLLEIVACPVCKGKLTYDKDRQELICKLDRLAYPIKEGIPVLLEPEARSMSMDEGR
- the kdsB gene encoding 3-deoxy-manno-octulosonate cytidylyltransferase codes for the protein MSFTVVIPARYQSTRLPGKPLADIGGKPMIQWVYEQAMQAGADRVIIATDDERVEQAVQAFGGVVCMTSPNHQSGTERLAEVVEKMAIPADHIVVNVQGDEPLIPPAIIRQVADNLAACSAPMATLAVEIEDEAEVFNPNAVKVITDKNGYALYFSRATIPWDRDNFAKADKSITQPLLRHIGIYAYRAGFINTYLHWQPSPLEKIECLEQLRVLWHGEKIHVAVALEAPPAGVDTPDDLEVVRKFVAQQH
- a CDS encoding delta-class carbonic anhydrase translates to MKSKLCVMTMLLVSSTAFAADGVVSDEVIAKQRANLAENTKEKGFGPQSPRDIDNLDGHNDRSFGIAPGFEQMNLCNIHFHKNAEHKGGEFTQFAGNGDGKGYNTGYQYNGQLTKEELQPFKHKELQSGDTIEVHYVYSSANVKPGATLGACLSESIQNPQLRVEAQVYVLVNDDEALDFAVLTDYGQRNGYYQALNIPNDTGTPIQYAGSTTGPSYNEQGSPLQVTWSVRPNVAKVSIASVAKWLEGNDFKENHAHGVRNLVINPELLSVGHQ